One window from the genome of Mustela lutreola isolate mMusLut2 chromosome 11, mMusLut2.pri, whole genome shotgun sequence encodes:
- the MLXIP gene encoding MLX-interacting protein isoform X3, protein MQYLEKRKNPVCHFVTPLDGSVEVDEHRRPEAITTEGKYWKSRIEIVIREYHKWRTYFKKRLQQHKDEDLSSLAQDDDMLYWHKRGDGWKTPVPMEEDPLLDTDMLMSEFSDTLFSTLSSHQPVAWPNPREIAHLGNADMIQPGLIPLQPNLDFMDTFEPFQDLFSSSRSIFGSMLPAPVSAPAPDPNSPPAQESVLSTTALPAVSLPDGLIAPPTATALDATDGEGCERAPRPGDPFIQPTDFGPPAPPLNVPQPFLPVFTMPLLSPGPAPAPASPALPLAPPPAPALSRSAPPTFLQPKFAGASKSPSVITHTASATLTHDASATTFSQSQGLVITTHQPTPSVSPCGLALPPVTRPPTTGPPQPCLTFVHPKPVSLTGGRPKQPPKIVPAPKPESVSVVLKNACIAPAAFSGQPQAVIMTSGPLKREGMLASTVSQSNVVLTPAAIARAPGVTEFHSGILVTDLGHTTSSQPAPVSRLFSPSTVQDALVKGEQVPATGSSRDGPNSGQASPCASEQSPSPQSPQNNCSGKSADPKNVAVLKNRQMKHISAEQKRRFNIKMGFDTLNSLISNNSKLTSHAITLQKTVEYITKLQQERSQMQEEARRLREEIEELNATIISCQQLLPATGVPVTRHQFDHMKDMFDEYVKSRTLQNWKFWIFSIIIKPLFESFKGMVSTSSLEELHRTALSWLDQHCSLPVLRPTVLGTLRHLSTTTSVLTDPSQLPEQAAQAVTRIGKTPGES, encoded by the exons ATGCAAT ATTTGGAGAAGCGCAAGAATCCCGTGTGCCACTTTGTCACTCCACTAGATGGCTCTGTTGAAGTAGATGAGCATCGCAGGCCAGAG GCCATCACCACAGAAGGGAAGTACTGGAAAAGCCGCATTGAGATAGTGATCCGGGAATATCACAAGTGGAGAACCTACTTCAAGAAAAGg ctACAGCAGCACAAGGATGAGGACCTTTCCAGCCTGGCCCAG GATGATGACATGCTTTATTGGCACAAACGTGGGGATGGATGGAAGACCCCAGTCCCCATGGAGGAGGACCCACTGCTGGACACAGACATGCTCATGTCGGAATTCAGTGACACCCTCTTCTCAACACTTTCCTCACACCAACCGGTGGCGTGGCCCAACCCCCGGGAAATAG CACATCTGGGAAATGCAGACATGATCCAGCCGGGGCTGATTCCCCTGCAGCCCAACCTGGATTTCATGGACACTTTCGAACCCTTCCAGG ACCTCTTCTCTTCCAGCCGCTCCATTTTTGGTTCCATGCTGCCTGCTCCTGTCTCAGCACCTGCACCAGATCCCAACAGTCCACCTGCTCAG GAGAGCGTCCTGTCAACCACAGCTCTCCCCGCCGTGAGCCTCCCTGATGGCCTCATAGCACCTCCTACAGCCACCGCCCTGGATGCCACGGATGGGGAGGGCTGTGAACGAGCTCCCCGGCCTGGAGACCCCTTTATCCAGCCCACAGACTTCGGTCCCCCTGCACCGCCACTGAATGTCCCTCAGCCTTTCCTGCCCGTGTTCACCATGCCCTTGCTATCTCCCGGCCCTGCCCCAgcgcctgcttctcctgccctgCCTTTAGCtccgccccctgcccctgccttgaGCCGCTCGGCTCCACCTACCTTCCTGCAGCCGAAGTTTGCGGGCGCCAGCAAGTCGCCCTCCGTCATCACACACACGGCCTCTGCCACCCTCACGCATGATGCATCTGCCACCACCTTCAGCCAGAGTCAGGGCCTTGTCATCACAACCCACCAACCCACGCCCTCGGTGTCCCCCTGTGGCCTGGCGCTTCCTCCGGTCACCCGGCCTCCAACCACTGGGCCTCCCCAACCCTGTTTAACATTTGTGCACCCCAAACCTGTCTCTCTGACTGGGGGAAGGCCCAAGCAGCCCCCCAAAATAGTGCCTGCTCCCAAACCAGAGTCTGTGTCCGTGGTACTGAAGAATGCTTGCATCGCCCCAG CTGCCTTTTCAGGACAACCACAAGCGGTGATTATGACATCAGGCCCTCTGAAGAGAGAAGGGATGTTGGCTTCTACCGTGTCCCAGTCCAATGTGGTCCTCACGCCTGCTGCTATTGCCCGG GCTCCTGGAGTCACGGAGTTCCACAGTGGCATCCTGGTGACAGACCTTGGCCACACCACGAGCAGCCAGCCGGCACCTGTCTCTCGGCTCTTCTCTCCAAGCACAGTACAAGACGCCCTGGTGAAGGGCGAGCAGGTCCCGGCCACGGGTTCCA GTCGAGATGGCCCAAACTCAGGGCAGGCCTCTCCATGTGCTTCAGAGCAGAGCCCCAGTCCCCAGTCTCCCCAGAACAACTGCTCAGGGAAATCTGCAGACCCCAAAAATGTGGCTGTTTTAAAG AACCGGCAGATGAAGCATATTTCAGCTGAGCAAAAAAGACGCTTCAACATCAAGATGGGCTTTGACACCCTCAACAGTTTGATCTCTAATAATTCCAAGCTG ACCAGCCACGCCATCACGCTGCAGAAGACCGTGGAGTACATCACCAAGCTACAGCAGGAGCGGAGCCAGATGCAGGAGGAAGCCCGGCGGCTGCGGGAGGAGATCGAGGAGCTCAATGCCACCATCAT CTCCTGCCAGCAGCTGCTCCCTGCCACAGGAGTCCCCGTCACCCGGCACCAGTTCGATCACATGAAAGACATGTTTGATGAGTATGTGAAGAGCCGGACCCTGCAGAATTGGAAGTTCTGGATT TTCAGTATCATCATCAAGCCGCTGTTTGAGTCCTTCAAGGGGATGGTGTCCACCAGCAGCCTGGAGGAGCTGCACCGGACGGCGCTGTCCTGGCTGGACCAGCACTGCTCCCTGCCCGTCCTCAGGCCGA CGGTGCTGGGCACCCTCCGGCACCTGAGCACCACCACCTCCGTCCTGACAGACCCATCCCAGCTGCCGGAGCAGGCGGCACAGGCTGTCACCAGAATCGGCAAGACACCGGGGGAGTCTTAG